The stretch of DNA AACTCATGTCGAAGATGGAGGTGATTCAAGATGGAGATTAAGGTTACCGAGATTAAAGAGAACAAGCTCCTCGGAAGGAAGGAGATACACTTCGACGTCCTCCATGAGGGAGAGGCCACACCCTCCAGGAAGGAAGTAAAGGGCAAACTCGTCGCAATGCTCGACCTGAACCCAGAGACAACGGTCGTTCAGTACATCAGGTCATTCTTCGGAAGCCACGTGAGCAGGGGGTACGCAAAGGCCTACGAGAGCAGGGAAAGAATGATGAACGTCGAGCCGGAGTACATCCTAATTAGAGACGGGATCCTTCAGAAGAGTGAGGAGTGAGGTGGTGGTTTAAATGGCCAAGGGAAAGAAGAAAACCAGCCAGAAATGGAAGCTCTACGAGGTACAGGGGGGGAAGATAAAGAGGAAAAACCGCTTCTGCCCCCGCTGCGGTCCGGGTATCTTCATGGCAGACCACGGCGACCGCTGGGCATGCGGAAGGTGCGGCTACACCGAATGGAAGAAGAAGTGATTTCTTTTTCCTTCCATTTAAAACCGCTTTTCTACGGGCATCTGGGATGAGGAGAATTGCCAACGTACTACGGCCTCAACCTCAAACTCCATCCTCAGGTCTACGAGCCCGCGGAGGATACCTTCCTCCTAGCTGAAAACCTCGCGGTCAGCGAAGGGGATACAGCCCTCGACGTTGGCACGGGCACGGGACTGATAGCCCTTCTGATGGCGAGGAAAGCCAGCTTTGTCCTCGGTGTGGACATCAATCCCCTCTCAGTTGAATTCG from Thermococcus sp. encodes:
- a CDS encoding 30S ribosomal protein S27ae → MAKGKKKTSQKWKLYEVQGGKIKRKNRFCPRCGPGIFMADHGDRWACGRCGYTEWKKK
- a CDS encoding 30S ribosomal protein S24e, whose product is MEIKVTEIKENKLLGRKEIHFDVLHEGEATPSRKEVKGKLVAMLDLNPETTVVQYIRSFFGSHVSRGYAKAYESRERMMNVEPEYILIRDGILQKSEE